CCGGCGTGGTTTGAAAACATTGAAACGGTCGGTCTTTCGAGCGGAGCCAGTGCACCGGAGGTGCTGGTTCAGGGTGTCGTCGACTGGCTGAAAGAAAAATTTGGCCCGATTGAAGTGAAAAATCTTGTAAAATTAGTCGAAAATACGAAGTTTAACTTGCCAAAAGCATTGCAAGATTAACTTTAGCCTTGACAGTTCCAGAATTTTTAGCTAAAATTGCTGCCTGTAAAAACAACGGAGTTTAATATGAGCCGCATTTGTGAAGTTACCGGCAAAGCCGGTCTCGTGGGCAACATGGTTTCCCACTCTAACCGTAAGAAGTTGATGAAGCAGCTTCCGAACCTCCAGAAGAAGCGCTTCTACATTCCTGAAGAAGACCGCTGGGTGACGCTCCGCGTTAGCGCTGCTGGTCTCCGCACGATCAACAAGCTTGGCATCCAGGCTGTTGCTCAGGAACTCGGAATCTAATTTCTTAGATTAAAAGTTTAGCAAAAACCGCTATGCTCTGCATAGCGGTCTTTTGTGTATTTATTTTGGGTTGCTTTACACGACATCGCCGTTTAATACAAAAAAAGCCCCAGTGCTGAGACCGGGGTTGACGAATTCTCTTTGTCAAGCCCTACTTGATAGGGCTTCTCCTTTTTTTAAAGGAGATTCCCGGTCTAGCCGGGAATGACAAGCGTATGTCATTCGAAGATAATTTTACTTCCGACTTCCTACTGTCTACCGACTACTTGCGGATGAACTGCGGGATGCCTTTGTACTTCGCCATGGCTTGCATAATGCTCCCCATTTCCCATTCCTTCTCCTTGAGGCGGCGGCGGAGGAGGGCGACGAACACTTCCATGAGCATTTCGCAGTCGTACACGGAACGGTGCATCTTTTCTTCGTCGATGGTCATCGAAATTTCGCCGCGCTTCATGAACATGTTTGCCATGAAGCCGAGCTTGTGG
This Fibrobacter sp. UBA4297 DNA region includes the following protein-coding sequences:
- the rpmB gene encoding 50S ribosomal protein L28, whose protein sequence is MSRICEVTGKAGLVGNMVSHSNRKKLMKQLPNLQKKRFYIPEEDRWVTLRVSAAGLRTINKLGIQAVAQELGI